The Methanobacterium sp. sequence ATCCCGGAACAGCTTACAAATACACTAACAGCTCGCAGATCATTACCTCTTTCGTTAAGAGTATTTACAATTCAGTAAAATCAATTAATTCATCAGTAGCAGTTTCAGCAGATTTAATGCCTGAGGGGAAAGTGAATGCATATTACTATGGACAGAATTACACTCAACTTGCAAAATATCTTGATTTCATGGTTCCGCTGGTTTATAAAGGTAATTTCGGATACAACAGTTCAACAGGCACCAGCAGCAGTGGTAAAAATGGTACCAGCTGGATAGGTAGTTCGATAGCATATATAGTCAGCCAGTCAAATGGAACTCCAGTTGTAGCTGGCCTTCAAGCTTATCGTTCAGCAAACAACCAAACTGCAATACCTGTAAATGAATTACAAAACGATATAAACTCAGCTGTAAAAAATGGCGCATCTGGATATGCATTATTCAGATACGGTAAAATAACAGAGGCTTTCTTCAAAAATTCGGCTTCAATTACATTCACTTCAGAGCAGATTCAAAATGCTGCAGCAAGTCTCAGAGCATATATCGAGACTAACAGCAAACTTCCAGCCTATGTGACAATTGGTACAACTCAAGTTTCGATTGAAGATCTGTTGAACTTGATGGTTACAAACGTCTTACAGCTAAATAGTGGAAGTAAAACGCCTTTAACATTTAAAAACATAAGTTCACCAGGAAATCCAACAGGTGACCTTGTAACAGGGTCAATAACAAAAACAGAATATCTAAACATCGCACAGAGAATCAAATCATTTATAGATGCAAACAATGCCGCACCAAACTATGCATCAAGTTCCCTTGGAAATATTCAGTATGAATCACTTGTTTACATGTACTCGAAGATACTGGATTTCTACAGTATCACCAACGGACTGCCAAATTATGTTTCAGTAAAGGCATGGACAGCACTTACTCCAGTTATAGAATCAAGACCCGTGTATATAACCAGTGATAACATCATAAACACAGTAACTGATACTAACCGGACAAATACAATCGTCAATGCTTTAGAGGCATTAGGATTAACTGCAGTAAACTGGGGATTAGGTCCAAACAGCCATTACAGCGTGCTTCAAAACAGCACAGTCCCTGCAAATGCACTAATAGTAGATATATACGGCGGAGCATGTGCAGGTACCATATACGAAATGGGGCAGAGCTATTACAAAGCCATGGTTGGAACTAGAAAAGTATTCAGTGTCTGGTTGGCACCATACGCTACTGATATAACTAATTTAGCATGGCTGCCAAGGTCAAAAGATGATGATTTTGACCCTCCAAGCTTTACAGGGTTAGCAAATCCAGATCAGTATCTGGCAAGTAATGGATATGAATACATCTATTCAGGAGATTTAAGTGTCATAATAAACCGAATATACCAGGAAGCAACAGAACCTATTGAGTAAATTAATTGGACATAAATAAAAAAAGTTGTGCCAATTTATTTACTTTTCCTATCTTTTTTAATTTAAAAAGTGATTTAAGATCATATGACTACTTTTCAACCCTTTCTTTTTCTATAATATCTGGAGGAGGCTTAATAAACAAAGACAGTAACAGTCCAATAAACAGCAGGAAAGCAGAGGCTAAAATTGCAGCCTGCATCCCAAGACTATCAGAATTAAATGTAAGGGCAAAAAGTTTAGGGTCATCCATAATAGTCGACATATCCGGACTTAAAGTTTTTCCCACCCATGAATAAATATCATGATTTAAAGCCTGCTGATTTTGATATACAGAATATTCAACAGGAAGTGTCGCTGCAACGTTAAAGTACAATGCCATAAAGAAAATTAATCCAATGGCAACGGTTCCAATTGAAGATCCGACATTTATGAAAGTGTTGTGTATTCCAGAAGCCTCCCCAAGCTGTTTATCATCAACACTTGAGAGAACAATATTGGTAATGTTAGGGGTAGCTAGCCCCAAACCCATTCCCAGTATAAATAAACCAGGAATAAGATCCATCATATCTAAACTTGCAGGATACATGAACGCATAGTATAACATCAAAATAGCAATGATAGACAAAGCAAATCCTATAACAACAAGATAATGGGCTTTAATATGTTTTGTAAGTTTACCAATACTTATTGCAAATATTGCACTCCCAATAGAAGTAGGTAACAAGATTAAACCTGTTACCAGAGCATTGACACCCCACCTTGTCTGCACATATACCGGTATGATGTAAAACAATCCTGCTAAAATTAAAGCCAGGATCAATCGAGATAAGTTACCAAAAGTAAATGAGCGGTTTTTTAAGATACGCACATCCATAAATGGTTTTTTACCCTGTTTAATTAATCTTCTTTGGTAATAAAAGAAGATAAATAAAAATATGGCCCCAATCATGATCATTGACATGGCAAATGCAAAGCCAAGCGGATTTATAACGGTCCCATAATGATTAACCCATGTAGCAGGGTTGTTCAACTGGAGTACACCAACTATAAACAGTAAAATTCCCGATGATGCAAGAAAGGCACCCCTGAGATTTAAATCAGACCATTTCAATGTTATTTCAGATTCAGCAATGTCATATGATAATACAAGTATGGCCACCACAAATATAGTCTCTAAAGCGAAGCCCCACCTCCACGAATAGAATGTGGTAAGGTAACCTCCCAATAATGGCCCTATTGCTGTCGCAGCTATATATAATGTAGATGAAA is a genomic window containing:
- a CDS encoding MFS transporter produces the protein MNKSNYGWSILIFVSLALFIIGLDATFMNVAMTYLVKDLNTTLANIQSIIAIYALVMGCFVLFGGKLQDVIGRKKTFVAGAIIYGVGALIAALSTNALMLLVGWSIIEGFGAALMLPATSSIITAHYTGSKRAFAMGFSSTLYIAATAIGPLLGGYLTTFYSWRWGFALETIFVVAILVLSYDIAESEITLKWSDLNLRGAFLASSGILLFIVGVLQLNNPATWVNHYGTVINPLGFAFAMSMIMIGAIFLFIFFYYQRRLIKQGKKPFMDVRILKNRSFTFGNLSRLILALILAGLFYIIPVYVQTRWGVNALVTGLILLPTSIGSAIFAISIGKLTKHIKAHYLVVIGFALSIIAILMLYYAFMYPASLDMMDLIPGLFILGMGLGLATPNITNIVLSSVDDKQLGEASGIHNTFINVGSSIGTVAIGLIFFMALYFNVAATLPVEYSVYQNQQALNHDIYSWVGKTLSPDMSTIMDDPKLFALTFNSDSLGMQAAILASAFLLFIGLLLSLFIKPPPDIIEKERVEK
- a CDS encoding pseudomurein-binding repeat-containing protein, which codes for MTSEKMGGSIMKRLSLLLVLLITCGALFNVNTIYATTENSQIPPNYDDTNLVLNNTTDAQSNVTIQNTTGPAQKNATEPVNNTTVTNQSMTPNSTSSIQNSGLTLKSLSATSIKDSTDTTGDKYKNISAIWLNAEDAANLNVTKIKNTGITDIFVKCNIYSSTYQNTLKNIVSMFKNSGVRINAWVTCFLDANSKWINPAGTTYTYTVKVTKKVPVKTHYKYWYKSWYKYRGHWYYKWKYVWKTKTTYKNVTTTQKKTGLNTTYNTKVINATTNMVKNCGIDGINLDYLRYPGTAYKYTNSSQIITSFVKSIYNSVKSINSSVAVSADLMPEGKVNAYYYGQNYTQLAKYLDFMVPLVYKGNFGYNSSTGTSSSGKNGTSWIGSSIAYIVSQSNGTPVVAGLQAYRSANNQTAIPVNELQNDINSAVKNGASGYALFRYGKITEAFFKNSASITFTSEQIQNAAASLRAYIETNSKLPAYVTIGTTQVSIEDLLNLMVTNVLQLNSGSKTPLTFKNISSPGNPTGDLVTGSITKTEYLNIAQRIKSFIDANNAAPNYASSSLGNIQYESLVYMYSKILDFYSITNGLPNYVSVKAWTALTPVIESRPVYITSDNIINTVTDTNRTNTIVNALEALGLTAVNWGLGPNSHYSVLQNSTVPANALIVDIYGGACAGTIYEMGQSYYKAMVGTRKVFSVWLAPYATDITNLAWLPRSKDDDFDPPSFTGLANPDQYLASNGYEYIYSGDLSVIINRIYQEATEPIE